The genome window TCCTCAGTGAGTCCTACCACCTCGTTGCGACGGAAGGGGCTTGACGCGTCTTACGGCAAGCCGAGCATTCGGCAAGGAAGTTCCCCATGAGGTCGCCGCACTTGTGACTCCGGATCCGCTCCCTTTCGACCTGCAGCTTCGTTCGCTCCCGGATTTGCGGATGGAGTTGGCGACCGCTGGGAGCTCTGGTGCACCTGTCGTGATTCTCCTGCACGGGTTCCCCGATGTCTGGTCGGGCTGGCATTATCAGATTCCTGAGTTGGCGGCCGCGGGCTTTCGCGTTCTCGCACCGAATCAGCGCGGCTATGGCAGGACCGACAAGCCCAAGGGAGTGGCCGCCTATGACATCGATCAGCTCGCGGCCGACGTGATTGCGCTGGCCGACTCGGAGAACGCCTCCACGTTCCACCTCGTCGGACACGACTGGGGTGGTCTGATCGCCTGGCGGGTTGCGGCACTGTTCCCGGAGCGAGTCCGCCGCCTTCTGATTCTGAATGCCCCCCATCCCGGTGCGTTTCAGGGATACCTGCTTCGCCATCCAAGCCAGCTCTGCCGGAGCTGGTACATCGGCTTCTTTCAGTGTCCCTGGCTTCCGGAGGCCGTGCTCTCAGCCCGAAACTACGCGCTCCTCTTTCGGGCGGTGCGGTCAACCAGCCAGCCGGGGGTCTTCGATGAGAGCGACCGGCGCCAGTTTGTCTCCGCGTGGTCTCAGCCCGGCGCACTCGCGGCCATGCTGAACTATTACCGCGCGGTCGTTCGCCGCTCTCCAGCCTCGTTGAAGCGATCCGTCCCCGTTCCGACGCGGATCCTCTTTGGTCGCCAGGATCCGGCGGAAGAACCTGGCCTGGCCGAGGTGAGTCTCCAGTTCTGCTCTCAGGGCTCCATCCGCTGGATCGACGAAGGAGCCCATTGGATCCAGCGCGAGGCCGCTGAAACCGTCACGGCGGAGATCATCCAGACCTGCTCCTCTTGACGCCACGACGCAGCCAAACGTGCAACGGCAACTAGGGCGTCGCCTGCGCGGCTCCAGAGCTAGACGGTCGTTGGGGACGGTCGTCTCGCATCTCCCGGGCCTTGGCGGCAAGCCGTCGGTATTCGTCGCGAATCTCTTCGAGTTCCGACTCTTCGAGATCCTCGATGTCCATGAAGTTGTCGCGCGCGTCGGCGATGGACCGGAGGACTTCATCCAGCTTGAGATGGAGGGCCACAGTGTCCCGGTTCTGGCTGTTCTGAATCAGGAACACCATCAGGAAGGTGACGATCGTTGTCCCGGTGTTGATCACGAGCTGCCACGTATCACTGAAGCCGAAGATCGGTCCTGTAATGGCCCAGATCAAGACGATCGCCGACGCCGAGATGAACCCTCCTGGTTTCCCCGTCCAACACGCGGTGTTGTGCGCCGCGCGGCTGAACCAGGACTTGGAACCGTTTGACTCTTCGCCGCAAGACCTCATAACGCCCCCCTTTCCTCAAGCGTCCGGTGCAGAAGCGATTCCCTCTTACGGAAACGTAACAGGCATTGTTCGGCCTCTCCGTGATCGGCGGTGCTCGACTTCTTTCGTCGGGAAGACCGAGTGCCGTCCTTGCGGTCGTCACAGCACTCCTTGCCAGCGACTCGCCGCGCGCATCGGTCTCGGAATTGCGTGGTCCGATCAGGACTCCCGGGAGGGAAGGAATATCATGCGAATGCTATTGCGACAGATCTTTGGGGCCATTCTCTGTGTTGCGGGGATTGGTGCTCTATTTCTCGCGCTCGTGGTCTATGAGCGTTACTCGCGTTTTGAGCTTTCGGAAGTCCTTCCTCCGATTGCCACCTGGGAACTGGCCGGCTTCCTTTGGTTCGGAAAATGGCCGGTCGTCGGTCTATTCGCCCTGATCGGGGTGCTGCTCCTCGTTATCGCGCCAGTGGACCTGCACTCGGAGCCGGAGGCCAGTCCATCGTCGACGGCGACCCTGGTGTCGGACAACACAATTGGTCCGATGACTCCCTTCGGGGAGAGTTGGAGTTCCCCAGCCTTCCGGATTGATTCCAGTCCAGGGCGTCTACTCGGCTCCTAGTGCCGCCTGTTTGGGTGAGGGGCAGCGAAAGCACTTGGACGAGACGAGCGACTCCGACGAGCCGCAGCATGGCAACGCGAGGCGGTTCTTCATCGGAGCCCTCAGGAAAATCCTGGCCCGCGGGCCATCTCCGGGGGCGCGACGCTTGCTTGGCGTTGAGCTGATCGCTTTTCCATCCAAATGGCACGAGGAGGCTCGCTTCATGACCACGACCACCACCACGCTCGGAACCGTTGTTGGAGCATTTGAAAACGAAAGCAAAGCTCAGGCGGCCGTCAGAGACCTGCGAAGTGCAGGCTTCGCGGAGAGCGACATCGGCATCGTGTCGCCCACTTCGAGCAGTACGACCGCTGGCAGAACGTCGGACACAAAGGCGGAGGAGGGTGCGGTTGCCGGCGTCGCGACCGGTGCCGCACTCGGCGCACTTTGGGGGGTGGGTATCCTGGCGGGGGCGATTCCCGGAATCGGACCGGCCATCGCCGGCGGGACGTTGGGAGTTCTTCTGTCGAGTGCCGGAGCCGGGGCGGCCGTCGCTGGTGTTGCTGGAGCATTGGCCGGTATGGGCCTGTCGGAGAAGGATGCCGCCTACTACGACTCGGAGTACGGCAAAGGACGATCGATCGTCACCGTGCGCGGGAACCGAGGAGTCGAAGCACGGACGATTCTGGATCGGAACGGTGCACTGCGAAACGTCTAACGCTTGCGAGTGACTCGACGGCCCGCCTCTCCTCGACGCCAAGACACGGCTTGCGGTGGCGAGGTGCCTTGGCGGGCAGCCTGGCGACAACACGATGACCAGGATTGCAGGGCAGAAGGCCTAAACGCAGTCGCTGGTCGGGATCAAGATCACCGTGCAGTCATCGCCGTCGACGCTTGTCCCGCAATGGCAGCAGGCGCTGACTTACACCTTCAGATCGACCTCTTGCCCAAGTACGAAGTGATTCGGCGGCTATGTCTGGTGAGCGCGATCGCCCGAGAACTCGATATGCACGAAACGGAAGACCACGAGCTAAGAGGGTTGCTCAAGACGGTCCGCCCGCGCGATCTACTGAGAGAAGTGGAAAGTTGGGAAGGGTCGGGAGCCAACAACAAGCAAAGACGGCCGCCGGCCCCGGTTAAAACAGGTGACCAGGGCCGAGCGGTTTTGTATCAACTATTGGCTTCCGCGTTCACAGTCTCGCTCAGGCCGGTCAGAGCCTCATCGGTGGCGACCTCTTCCGCCATATTGGCCTTAAGGAGTTTGTAGGCACGGGTGTACCCCAACTGTTTCGCCCAAGTACACAGTGTCCCGTAGGTGGCAATCTCATAGTGTTCGACCTTCTGAGCGCAACCGATGAGAATTGCGTCCATGACCTCGGGATCCGCTTCCTCTTCCATCATACTGGCCGCTTCAGCCAACAGTCCTTCCATCGCCTCGCAGGTCTTGGCCCGCGCCGCTTTACCAGTTTCCTCGAAAGCCTGCTCCACCCTTTCCACCTGAGTCTTCGTTTCCGCGAGGTGCTTCTCGAAGGCGGCGCGAAGGTCCACGGAGCTGGCCGCCTTCGCAATTTTGGGGAGGGCCTTCACCAGCTGTTTCTCCGCGCTCAGGACGTCGCGGAGTTCATCGTGGAATGCGTCAGCCAAGGTTTGCAGCGGCATGATTGAGAGTCCTCAGGGATTCATTGGAACGGCGTTAAGCCAGAACGCCCGTTCGCAAGCGTCGTACCGGCGGCAGACTTCGGGATAGGCAAGAATTCATTGAGCAGCGGACCGCTCAGCGGAGTTCCCGTGGTCGACGAACGCACAGTCTGCTGTTCTCAAGATCGTCTCGGTCAGATCGTTCGCTCGCGATTCTCCTGCGTCCCAGGGAATCTCCGGGGCTGGACCTCGTGCCGCCCCTGCTTCGCGCCTTGTCAAGGACGTCCGTCGTTTCCTTTCAGCTGCTCAGCACCAAGATCGGTGCCGTCTCCAGTCCCGCCATTTCCGACGCAGGGAGGTAGTTGTGACCTCCGCCCCTTCACCGCGCCGTCATGCGGGTGACGGATCGTTCGGTCCGGGATGGATTTCTCTGGTAGTGTTCTAGATCCATCCGGGCTGAGAAACTTGATTAGGATTGCTGTCTACGAGAAAGCGGTTGAGGGCGAGGCACGGGCAATGATGTGACGGCCAAGGTTCGTTCCACTGGAAACTCCCGGTACGCGACGTGCTTTCCGCCGGCAGCATCCCGCAGTGGGCGGACAGTGGAGGTTCCTGTGCAGACACCGGCGTCAGTTCTCTTCGTCTGGCTTCGGCTAATCCTGGCGATCATGATCCTCGGGGGCGGAGCTTGGGCTCTTCACGCGTGGTATCACGACGTCACTACGCCGGTTCCCATTCTCCTGTCCCCGGATCCTGTAGGGTTTGCCGATGCGACTCTACCGCCGCGTGTCAAGCCCGGGCCGCCACGTGGGTGGCAACCCGGATGGAATCGGCAGACCGGCCTCCTCGTCTTGGGGAGCCTGCTTCTTCTGTTCTCCTTTGGCGGCTCTTGGATCAATCCGCGGCTCTGGCTTCAGTCTGGCGAGCCGGTCCCCGAGCTGGCGGGCGGGACATCCCATCGCCTCCGCCGCGACGACGGAACCGAGTTGTTCATCGAGATCTTCGGACCGGACGACGGCCCGACGGTCATTGCCACGCACGGGTGGGGAACCGATCGTCGCGAGTGGACTTACGTGCGCCACCGCTGTCCGGGTGCTCGGCTCGTAGTCTGGGACCTCCCCGGCTGCGGACGATCGACGCGGGCCGCCGATGATGACTATAGCCTTGAAAAGTTCGCTCGCGATCTGCGAGCGGTTATCGACGTCAGCGGAGTGACACCCGTCGCTTTGATGGGACATAGCATTGGCGGAATGACGATTCTGACTTTTTGCCGCCTCTTTCCCGACCTTCTCGGGAGCCGCGTCTCCGGGCTCGTCCTGGCTCACACGACGTACAAGAACCCGGTACGAACCATGCCCTTCAGCGGTCTGCTGACTGCGATCGAGCGACCACTGATCATCCCGCTTCTGTATCTTCAGATTCTCCTGTCTCCCATAGTGTGGCTTTCCAACTGCCTCAGCTACCTGAATGGGTCAGTGCACTGGTCCAACACCTCGACGGGGTTTGGGGGGACGGAATCGGCGGCCAAGTTGGACTTCGTCTCCCGCTACTCACTACAGAACTCGCGCGCGGTCCTGGCCCGCGGATGTCTGGGAATGCTGGACTACGACGCAACAGCGACACTTCCCATGATCAAGATACCGACGCTTATCATCGCCGGGGAGCAGGACCCTGTAACGCCCAGATCGGCCAGCGACGTCATCGCCCAGGGTGTTCGGGACTCGACGCTGAAGCCGCTGAATCCCGCCAAGCATTACGGCTTCCTGGAACACGATGGAGACTTTGCGGATGCACTGCTGGCCTTTTGTTCGAGAGGAGCAGAAGCGGGTAAACCAGTCACGGTCCCGGCTTAAGTGCAATCGTCCGTCTCGGCATGCCACCAACCTCGCGGCTGCTGTCCGTGCAACCCTCTTCCCAATTGAAAGACGGAAGGATCTGATTCTTCAACACCGAAAGTCATGTCGTTCGCCCATAATCGTCGTCGCTGCGACGGTCTGCCTTCAGTCAACGGGTACCAGAGCGGCTGCGACGATTAGTTGTTCCGATGCAACCGCTGCCGGACGCTTGAGCAGGGAGACCAGCCTCCCTGTGCTCGCGTCCGGCCGCATTTTCTTCCGGGTCAACATTGGTCGTACAAGAGGCCCGACGGGAGCCAGCCGGTTGGCAGAACCACGTCGAACGTTATCCCGTCATGCGGCTCCGTAGCTGGACAGGTACACCCTTAGACAGCATCGGACAGCCAAACCTCCAGCGGGCCAGGAGGCGTGGCCCTTTCCCCCCCCACTATGGTCCCCCCGGGCCTTTGGCTAGATCATTCGTCCGCCGCCACGCTACCCGGCAACCATCCGGCGAACGCACCCTAAGCAGATCGCTCGTCGATTCGATGGAAGCACCCAGGGGCCCGACGCCCGCACAACGTCGAGCCGACTCCGGTGTCTCGAGGGACAGGCGAGCATGAACCACGATTCAGCCGGTGACGTCTCGTTTCGACAACGCAATCCGGCGTCGCTCCTTGTCGACCTCGACAACCCTCACGCGAACGATCTCTCCCACCGAAACCACATCGGAAGGCGACTGAACGAACTCCGTCGAGAGCTGGGAGATGTGGATCAGGCCATCCTGATGGACCCCCAGGCCCACAAAAGCCCCGAAGTGGGTCACGTTCGTCACGACCCCTTCCAGGATCATTCCGGGTTTCAGGTCCTCCAGAGCATGCACGTCGTCGGCGAACTGGACGGCCCGGAACGCCTTGCGAGGGTCCCGACCGGGCCGGCTGAGCTCCTCAATGATGTCGATGACAGTCGGCAGGCCAATCGTGTCGTCCGTGAAATCCTCGGGCCGGATCCGACTCGACAGCTGCGTGTTGCCCAGCATCTGCTTTACATCGACCTGCAGCTTGGCCGCCATCTTGCGAACCACGGAATAACTCTCCGGATGGACCGCCGAGTTGTCGAGCGGCTCCAGGCCGTCGCGGACCCTCAGAAACCCGGCCGCCTGCTGGAACGCCTTTCGACCCAGCTTGGGAACCTGCAAGAGATCCTGTCGGCGGGCAAACGGGCCGTGGGCATCGCGGTACTCAACGATCTTCTGTGACAGCGACGGCCCGATCCCCGCGACATGCGACAGCAGCGACGGGCTGGCCAGGTTGACATCGACGCCGACGGAGTTGACGCAGGATTGCACCTCCCGCTCCAGGCACTTCTTCAAGGCCGCCTGGTTCACGTCGTGCTGATACTGACCGACGCCGATCGACTTGGGATCGACCTTGACCAGTTCGGCCAGCGGGTCCTGAAGGCGATGCGCGATGCTGATCGCCCCCCGGACCGTGACGTCGAGATCCGGATATTCCTGGCCCGCCAGTTCGCTGGCCGAGTAGATGGAGGCGCCCGACTCGCTCACCATCGCCTTCGTGATCGGACGAGCGTTCTTCAGCCTCGGGGATTTCAGGACATCGGCGACAAACGCGTCCGTCTCGCGGGAGGCGGTCCCGTTGCCGATGGCGATCAGGTCGATATCGAACCGGGCAATGAGATCGAGAAGCGTCTTCGCGGCCCCGTCCACGTCGCTGCGCGGAGGCGTCGGGTAGATCGTGGTGTTGAACAGGAACTTGCCGGTGCCGTCCACGACCGCCACTTTGCAGCCGGTCCGGAATCCGGGATCAATCCCCATCGTGACGTGCGGCCCCGCCGGCGGCGCCAGCAGCAACTTTCGCAGGTTGTCGCCGAAGACCTGGATCGCCTCGACATCCGCCCGCTCCTTCAACTGCTGCATCACCGCCGACTCCGCCGCCGGAAGCAGCAGGCGGCTGTAGCAGTCCGAGACGGCAGCCACGAGATCGCGGTGGAACTCGAACTGCGGATTTCGAATCAGCCGCGCGGAGAGCTGACGAAGAGTCGACTCTTCGTCGAGCTGCAGGCCGACGTTGAGGAAGCCCTCTTCCTCCCCCCGCTTCATGGCGAGCAGCCGGTGCGAGACGATTCGTCGGACGGTCTCCTTATAGTCGAAGTACGTATCAAACTTCTGAGCCTCAGCCTGCTTCCCCCGCTTGACCCGCGCGAAGATTTGCCCGAACTGCCGAGCCTGGTGCAGAAGCCACTGGCGGGTCTCCGCCTCTTCGGCCCAGGTCTCCGCGACAATGTCGCTGGCGCCCTGAACCGCCGCCTCTTCGTTCGGGACCTCCTTCGCGGGATCGACGAACGGCCGCAAGACCTCGGATCGGGAACGTCGCAGGGTCTGCTGCCGAAGCAAAATGTCCGCCAGAGGCTGCAGCCCCCGCTCCCGCGCCGTCGCAGCGCGGGTCTTTCGTTTGGGCTTGAAGGGGCGATACAGCTCTTCCAGAGCCACCTTGTCCCCGCACGTTTCGATCTGTTGCCGCAGACCTGGCGTCAGAAGCCCCAGCGAGTCGATCGTCTTCAGAACCGTCGATTTGCGATCGGCCAGTTCCCGGGCCGATTCAAGCGCATCGGCGATCGCTCGCAGGGCGATTTCGTCGAGACCCTGCGTCGCCTCCTTGCGATACCGGGCGATGAACGGGAGCGTGTTCCCCGCCTCCAGCAGGTCCACAACGGCCAGCGTCTGCGCCGGCCGAACCTTCACCGATTCAGCGATCTGCGAGACGACGAGATTTCGGTCGAAACAATCGTACAACTCCGACTCCATTCTCACGTTGTCTGAATGGCGAGCATCCTATTGCTGATGACGCCTCTGGAGAGGGTACTGGAATCTCGACGACGATTGCGCTCAACTTGATCCTGCCGTGGGGAGACCAAGCGCCTGGATAATCGCTTTGGTGATCAAGCATCTGAAACCGTGACGAGTGCTCAGAGCCTACGTACCGCGGCATCCCGGCCATCTCCAACGGTGGCCCATGCGACGCGTCTCCTCCGTCAACGTTGTGTTGTGGCATTCTTCGCCGCCCGATCCAACTTCGCGCGTCCTCCGGCCATCGGCTGCCGCTACCCGGCGATCCGAGAACAATTCGCCGCTCCGCATCACGTGCTCCCAAGCGTTTACCGCAGTACGTGCCAGTTCAGGGAGCAGAGAACCCTCACGGATGGATGGGAATCGGTACAATCGGTGTCTTCCCTCATACACCTACAGGCGCTCAATGAAGGGTCTCATTCAATTCCTCTGTGCTTTCGCCATTGCAATCGGCTTGGGAGTCAACGCCTTCGGTACGCACATCGATCCCTCACGCGGGCCGATGCACTACAGCGAGCAACTCGTACTGATGTCGTCGATGAGCCGGGGCGTCGGAGTTGGGCTGACCGCGCTAGGAATTCTTGGGCTCCTGCTTCCATTGGTGAGCAAGCTTGGCGGCAGCATGCAGTACACTCCGGAGGGATCGTTGCAGGTGCTTGCTGCGCTCATCGTGTGGGGGGCAGCGGCATTCATCCTGACGGCCGGAGTCATGCACCAAAACTGGTCAGGCGGGTTCGCTCTAACGGCGCTGTTGCTGGTGGTCACACTCGTCCTTCTGGCGGTCACGGCTTCGATGGCGATGATCTACGGTTGGCGCCCGTGGAGACGCATCGCCCGTGAGACATCAGCGGAGAGCCAAGAGCCATGAGGTAGAGCCAAAGCGGTCTCGCAACTGCCATGGATTGCTGAAGTAATGGCAGCCACCTCATTTTGAGTTGAACCGCTACGTGAACTGTCCCATCGGGCGACCCACCTTTAACCCCGCTCGTTCGGAGGACCTGCTGCGGCATCGTCTGAGGACTTGCTCGAGGGGTCCCTGCGATGATGCCGCAGCTGGGTCCTCCGAGCACAAAAGCAACCGGCGTTATCCGTCCTGATCGGTCCGCGTCTTCGCGGTTGATATACCGGATGTCTGCGATCGGGGATTCCGGTGGAGACCTCATAGGCTTTGCGAGGACTCGGAGTGGAGGGGCCGGGCCACCAGGCATCGCCATCGTGTTTTCGCTGGCGTTTTGTTACCCTTGCCGTATTACGCTTCATTGAGTGTTGATCCGAGGTAGGCGTTTGCCGGGAACAATCGACGGCCATGTCGTGATTGGTCGTGATGACCTCTCCTTCTTGCGGATGGTCAGCGCCAGTAAGTCGGGCAGCTTTCAGGTGATGCCTGGTGTGGTGCCTATGGCGGTCCCTCGGCTGATCGAGTTGGGGCTGCTGCACGTAATTGGGGGCAGGGCGTGTATCACGGGGCGGGGAATCCGTGCCGTTGAGGCATCTCCGATCACGGAGAGCGAGCGGTCAGTCTCGATCCGCAGTGCGGACCTGCGCTGAATACCGGCAGCCGAGGCCTTTTCGGAAGTGCTTCTTGGCACGGGTGCGAGTGAGATGGTGAGGCGGCCGCGAGCCGTCCCCATAGCATCAGCGATCGGAGACCAGAGCCCGGACCGGAGGATTTGCGAGGACCGGACTCGGACCGAGAGCCAGACGCGTTGAGCGGGCCCGCTGAGCCGGTTCCCCTTATTAGCGCGCTACACGCAACCCTAGGCAATTTCCTCGCCGAATGGCCTGTGACTTGGCGAAATTCTGTGTCGATGGCTCTGAAGGAGGTGTTAAAACAGCTCCAGCATCGTCCATGTACCGGTGAGTGACGCAGCCATGCCTTTCGAGAGTTGGTCCCACATCGTGGTTCTCGAAGCGGATCGCCAGTTACTTCGCAAGGAAGCTGGTGGAGGAGGTCGAGGGGTACCACCATCTCACGTGGCGTGGTCTCAAGCTCATCGAGACTCCGCCTTATCCGCTGCCGGACGGCTCCTGAATCGTGAAGCTCCAGTGGGTGACGCCCCCCGAGCATGCGACGTGATGGCAGCGGTACCGACGCCGCTTCCCATCCGTGGCCCTTGTGACGCTGGGTCGTTCGCGCTGTAGGCGGCCCGCCAGCACCTCTCGTCGCTGCCGCGATTGATGTCCGGTGGGAGCCTTGCCGGGACACGCGACGGTTGCGTGGGGATTCGGTGGGATGACTTCGCCGTGTTGCGGATTCTTTCCGAGAGCATCTCGAGAACCTCCGCCGTTCTGACGGAGCTCTCGCCCTCGGCGATCGAACGGCTGGCATCGCTCGATTTCGTCCTGCTTCTGGGGGCAGGCATGCGTCGCAGCCCGCGGCGTTAGCGTGGTCGAGGCGTCGCCTCTTTGGGGGGCGCCTCAACGTCTGACGTCTCCTACACGTGATCTCTTTCCGACTCCTGGATTCCAGGGCGACGAGCATCCCGCGATGTGACGCGAGCCGGATTCCCGAGAGGTTCCGACCAGTGTGCCAGGAAAACCCGGGTTTCGGTTCCTTCGCGGTTATTCTCTTCGTCCGGCGCTGGCGGGAGATTGCGCCCGCTCTTCATAACTGACCCGAGCAGTTCAGCCACGGCCGGGGAGAAATGGGCAATGAGCATGCGACGTCTCGCGATCTTTGAGGATGAGTGGCGGCTTCTGGTCGACCTGGTTACCGGTTTCAGTCACGACCGCTGCCACCCGATGCGGTTCGAGCTGGCAGTGAAGGGGCTGATGCGTGTTGGCTTGGTCGAAGAGGTCTCGAATGGAGTCCGCGTCACGCAGCTCGGCCGGCAGGTGAGGGCGTCATGTCCGCCCTTTGGATACGGAGGCCCGCGCGTCTGGGCAGGAGTCGTCGAGGCGGACGGCACCATGAAGCCGGCGGCCACGGCTTGAGTGCTCTGCCCTGGGAAACAGATGCGTTTGCTCCACCGGTGAATTGACGCGCGTCGGTTTTCCGTCCAGCGGACTCGTTGCCGCTGGACGAGAGCAGGAGTGGGCGCGTGCAACGGGGGGGACTCGAAATACCGACAGAACTGGGTCCTGCAAAACTCTCGGCTGGCTGAGCTCCCAATTGTGGTGGCGAGTTGATCAGGACACGACGCTCGACAATACGCACCGTGGCGTATCAAGATGCCGCACGGGCGCAATTGGATGCGTTCGTGGCAACCTGATTGAATAGGGCTTCAATGATGCGAACTGTTTTGTCGATGGCGGTCGCTCTTTTCCTGGCTAGCGGAATCACGGCATTCGCTGCTGACGAGGCCAAGGATCAATTTGCCGCCGGTTCTGTTTGGAACGGCGAGATTCGTGTGGCGGGTAAGGAAGAGGCGGGCAAAGCGGTCCTTACCGTGAGTGAGCGAATGGGCGAGTCGTTCAAGGGCGAGTTCATTGTCAGGAGCCCGGCCGGCAAGGTCGTCACGTTTCAGGTCAGCGGGACCGCGACGAGCAACGCTTCCGGCGCTGTCATTTTCGAGACGGAGAAACAGGAGGTCTCGCAATTGAAGTTGCGGGGGAAGCTCACGAACAACGCCGTCAATCTGGTGTTCGTCGGCACGTCTCCGTTCGGTGGGAAGGGAGGAGGGGCACTCGTGCTGACACCGAAACTGTAACTGAGGGACGGAATGGTCTGCGTAGCGTCCACGCGGTTCGGTCTTCCGCTTCCGGAAGTAATTAATGCGGAATGAGATCCAGATGGCCATGGGTCAGCGGCCGAGGCCCCCCCGAGGTGGCCGCCCCACCCGGAGCCGGACCGCAGTTCGATTAAGAAGAAAAGAAGCCGGTGTAGGAACGCCGATATCCGAGGGCCATCGGGACTGGCGTGCTCAACCACACCGGCGGTGCGAAGTTTATCCAAGTGCTGACGCATCGAACCCGATCGTTTTTTCGGTCGAGGTCAGGGGTTCGGTGCTGAGTAAGTCCCGTTCGCTGAGCATCACCTGACCGTCTCCGACAGTCGCCAGCCTCCATCCCAACAAGAAGTGCACGTCCCGGGGCGCAGAGGCAGTGAGTTCAGACATCGCCAGCGGACTCGCCGCGACTCTTCCCAAGGCCGCATATTCGGACGTCAGCATCCGAAGGACCCCTGACGGCCAACTCGGACCGAATGCTCTGCTCTTCATGATCTCGGCCCTCAGGTCTGGCGATGCAGGACGCAAACCGGAGTTTGGAGTTTCATCAGCCGTGTCACAGATGTCGTTCGACGGATAGCAGCCGTGTTGCACATGAAGATCGCCATCAGCGCCGAAGCTGCTCGATTTCGTAGCCCGTCAGAATCGCAACCTCAACGAGGTGCCGTGCCGAAACCTTGTCTGCGACCCGCTCACCAAAGGGTGTAAGCGAGAGA of Planctomyces sp. SH-PL14 contains these proteins:
- a CDS encoding ferritin-like domain-containing protein, with protein sequence MPLQTLADAFHDELRDVLSAEKQLVKALPKIAKAASSVDLRAAFEKHLAETKTQVERVEQAFEETGKAARAKTCEAMEGLLAEAASMMEEEADPEVMDAILIGCAQKVEHYEIATYGTLCTWAKQLGYTRAYKLLKANMAEEVATDEALTGLSETVNAEANS
- a CDS encoding alpha/beta fold hydrolase, which encodes MILLHGFPDVWSGWHYQIPELAAAGFRVLAPNQRGYGRTDKPKGVAAYDIDQLAADVIALADSENASTFHLVGHDWGGLIAWRVAALFPERVRRLLILNAPHPGAFQGYLLRHPSQLCRSWYIGFFQCPWLPEAVLSARNYALLFRAVRSTSQPGVFDESDRRQFVSAWSQPGALAAMLNYYRAVVRRSPASLKRSVPVPTRILFGRQDPAEEPGLAEVSLQFCSQGSIRWIDEGAHWIQREAAETVTAEIIQTCSS
- a CDS encoding low affinity iron permease family protein, translating into MRSCGEESNGSKSWFSRAAHNTACWTGKPGGFISASAIVLIWAITGPIFGFSDTWQLVINTGTTIVTFLMVFLIQNSQNRDTVALHLKLDEVLRSIADARDNFMDIEDLEESELEEIRDEYRRLAAKAREMRDDRPQRPSSSGAAQATP
- a CDS encoding Tex family protein; the protein is MESELYDCFDRNLVVSQIAESVKVRPAQTLAVVDLLEAGNTLPFIARYRKEATQGLDEIALRAIADALESARELADRKSTVLKTIDSLGLLTPGLRQQIETCGDKVALEELYRPFKPKRKTRAATARERGLQPLADILLRQQTLRRSRSEVLRPFVDPAKEVPNEEAAVQGASDIVAETWAEEAETRQWLLHQARQFGQIFARVKRGKQAEAQKFDTYFDYKETVRRIVSHRLLAMKRGEEEGFLNVGLQLDEESTLRQLSARLIRNPQFEFHRDLVAAVSDCYSRLLLPAAESAVMQQLKERADVEAIQVFGDNLRKLLLAPPAGPHVTMGIDPGFRTGCKVAVVDGTGKFLFNTTIYPTPPRSDVDGAAKTLLDLIARFDIDLIAIGNGTASRETDAFVADVLKSPRLKNARPITKAMVSESGASIYSASELAGQEYPDLDVTVRGAISIAHRLQDPLAELVKVDPKSIGVGQYQHDVNQAALKKCLEREVQSCVNSVGVDVNLASPSLLSHVAGIGPSLSQKIVEYRDAHGPFARRQDLLQVPKLGRKAFQQAAGFLRVRDGLEPLDNSAVHPESYSVVRKMAAKLQVDVKQMLGNTQLSSRIRPEDFTDDTIGLPTVIDIIEELSRPGRDPRKAFRAVQFADDVHALEDLKPGMILEGVVTNVTHFGAFVGLGVHQDGLIHISQLSTEFVQSPSDVVSVGEIVRVRVVEVDKERRRIALSKRDVTG
- a CDS encoding general stress protein; translation: MTTTTTTLGTVVGAFENESKAQAAVRDLRSAGFAESDIGIVSPTSSSTTAGRTSDTKAEEGAVAGVATGAALGALWGVGILAGAIPGIGPAIAGGTLGVLLSSAGAGAAVAGVAGALAGMGLSEKDAAYYDSEYGKGRSIVTVRGNRGVEARTILDRNGALRNV
- a CDS encoding alpha/beta fold hydrolase, producing the protein MQTPASVLFVWLRLILAIMILGGGAWALHAWYHDVTTPVPILLSPDPVGFADATLPPRVKPGPPRGWQPGWNRQTGLLVLGSLLLLFSFGGSWINPRLWLQSGEPVPELAGGTSHRLRRDDGTELFIEIFGPDDGPTVIATHGWGTDRREWTYVRHRCPGARLVVWDLPGCGRSTRAADDDYSLEKFARDLRAVIDVSGVTPVALMGHSIGGMTILTFCRLFPDLLGSRVSGLVLAHTTYKNPVRTMPFSGLLTAIERPLIIPLLYLQILLSPIVWLSNCLSYLNGSVHWSNTSTGFGGTESAAKLDFVSRYSLQNSRAVLARGCLGMLDYDATATLPMIKIPTLIIAGEQDPVTPRSASDVIAQGVRDSTLKPLNPAKHYGFLEHDGDFADALLAFCSRGAEAGKPVTVPA